The Coffea eugenioides isolate CCC68of chromosome 8, Ceug_1.0, whole genome shotgun sequence genome has a segment encoding these proteins:
- the LOC113779126 gene encoding transcription factor TCP2-like, whose translation MEMEEMQTPGCKFPRIRSRSGRINDDAAKIGHKGDDQCKPEEDEADGEEEVKRANVNGSARGGGGAVGVGGLDITASSGLGRLCGWPSSRIVRVSRASGGKDRHSKVWTTKGLRDRRVRLSVTTAIQFYDLQDRLGYDQPSKAVEWLLKAAASSIAELPSINTAFPDTPQQLSDEKRSSAGTHEHGFDSAEVDMEGELNYQQQQQQQQQLGAFSKSACSSTSETSKGSGLSLSRSESRIKARERARERAAEKEKEKEKEESSRVAHQPHLNVNPISENSSFTQLLTAGMSNSANVSNTSSNNNTTGSPTGGSIHQNPGSGGGSGSGSGGSNAGGNGNNGTANESNFFHKSSSRHWSSSTPMDYFATGLLGLSSSSRAIHQPSASFLGQIQLGNPLHQSLTSVSSPLFTITADHHHHHSHHTDLPHFSFVPDHLVPVVTAAGGNGNSHSNHTGNGNGSNSDYNLNFTISSPSSSGLAFNRGTLQSNSSSPPSLLPHVQRFSPIDGPSSAFFSSTTASPPNAAVAPVENHHHHHHHFLPGFDARLQFCYGDGTRHSDHKSKGKN comes from the coding sequence ATGGAGATGGAGGAGATGCAAACCCCAGGGTGTAAATTTCCGAGGATCCGCAGCAGAAGTGGTAGGATTAATGATGACGCAGCCAAGATAGGGCATAAAGGGGATGACCAGTGCAAGCCTGAGGAAGACGAAGCAGATGGGGAGGAGGAGGTCAAGAGGGCCAACGTCAATGGCAGTGccagaggaggaggaggtgcTGTTGGGGTGGGGGGACTGGATATAACTGCTTCGAGTGGTCTAGGTAGGCTTTGTGGGTGGCCTTCTTCTCGGATTGTTAGGGTTTCACGGGCATCCGGTGGAAAAGATCGGCATAGCAAAGTTTGGACTACGAAAGGACTAAGAGACCGGCGTGTTCGTTTGTCAGTGACCACTGCAATACAATTCTATGATCTGCAGGATAGACTGGGTTATGATCAGCCCAGCAAGGCCGTAGAGTGGCTGCTTAAGGCTGCAGCCAGCTCTATCGCGGAGCTGCCCTCGATTAATACAGCATTTCCAGACACTCCTCAGCAGCTCAGTGATGAAAAGAGGTCAAGTGCAGGTACTCATGAGCACGGCTTTGATTCTGCAGAAGTGGACATGGAAGGTGAACTCAATTACCAgcaacagcagcagcaacagCAGCAGCTTGGGGCTTTCTCTAAATCTGCTTGTAGTAGCACTTCTGAGACCAGTAAGGGTTCAGGATTGTCGCTTTCCCGGTCTGAAAGCCGAATTAAAGCTCGAGAGAGGGCCAGGGAAAGAGCAGCTgagaaggagaaagagaaagagaaggaAGAATCTTCTCGTGTAGCCCATCAGCCACACCTGAATGTGAACCCTATttctgaaaattcttctttcACTCAGCTATTGACTGCTGGGATGAGTAATTCTGCTAATGTTAGCAACACTAGCAGCAACAACAACACAACTGGTAGTCCTACAGGCGGTTCAATTCATCAAAACCCTGGCAGCGGTGGCGGCAGCGGCAGCGGTAGCGGCGGCAGCAATGCCGGCGGTAATGGTAATAATGGCACTGCAAATGAGTCTAATTTTTTCCACAAATCATCATCCAGACATTGGTCTTCTTCTACTCCTATGGACTACTTTGCCACAGGGCTTTTAGGCCTGTCCTCTTCTTCCCGTGCTATACATCAACCATCTGCAAGCTTTTTGGGGCAAATCCAGCTGGGTAATCCTCTTCATCAGTCCCTGACGTCTGTATCCTCCCCGCTGTTTACCATCACAGCTGACCACCATCACCACCACAGCCACCACACGGACCTTCCGCATTTCTCGTTTGTACCGGACCACCTCGTCCCGGTTGTGACAGCTGCCGGTGGGAATGGGAATAGCCATAGTAATCATACTGGTAACGGTAATGGCAGTAACAGTGATTACAATCTCAACTTTACCATTTCTTCTCCATCTTCTTCCGGCCTTGCTTTCAATAGGGGGACCCTTCAGTCCAATTCTTCTTCTCCGCCGTCTCTGTTACCTCACGTCCAGAGGTTTTCGCCCATAGACGGACCATCATCGGCTTTCTTCAGCAGCACAACCGCATCTCCACCTAATGCTGCTGTTGCACCTGTGGagaaccaccaccaccaccaccaccactttCTCCCCGGATTCGATGCCCGCTTGCAGTTTTGCTACGGCGACGGTACCCGCCATTCTGACCacaagtcaaaaggaaaaaactgA